From Caldicellulosiruptor hydrothermalis 108, a single genomic window includes:
- the pepF gene encoding oligoendopeptidase F, translating to MHLKKLLVFAIIFSFIVTTVIGFASEGVKKRSEIPDKYKWNLEDIYSSPEKWNADLNKVLNYYIPKFKNYKGKLSDKNKLLECLKLRDEMMRIADKVYVYAHMKADENQADNKVSEMRSKSETMYAQVSAAVSFIQPELLRLPEKTLKSYMQDKSFADYKMYLDAVLKQKPHTLSPEGEELLALAQDFAGSPYNIFTQLKYADLTFPKIKDDKGNEIQLTEASYGKYLENKDRDFRKRAFEGIYSSFDKVKNTLAATLTAEVKKNVFFAKARKYNSALEASLAQEFIPRSVYDNLIKAVNNNIKYLHKYVELRKKVLNLDKVHIYDMYVPLVANYEMNIDYEQAKKLILEGLKPLGNDYLKVLNIAFNNRWIDVFETENKYTGGYQWGAYDTHPYILMNYNNTMDSVLTLAHELGHAINSYYTNKTQKYINSNVPIFTAEVASTTNELLMINYLLKKAKSDDERLYLLNTLVENIRGTVYTQVMYAEFEKEIHERVEKGEALSAETLSNIWGNLMKKYYGDSFEVDKLATLWWARIPHFYMNFYVYKYATSMAAANEVVKNIEKGDTAKYIEFLKAGSSDYPINVLKKAGVDMTSTKPVDNLLTYFGQLVDEMEKILKKQGKI from the coding sequence ATGCATTTAAAAAAACTTTTAGTCTTTGCTATTATCTTCTCTTTTATTGTCACCACAGTTATTGGTTTTGCTTCTGAGGGTGTGAAAAAGAGAAGTGAAATCCCTGACAAGTACAAGTGGAATCTTGAAGACATCTATAGTTCACCAGAAAAGTGGAATGCAGATCTCAACAAGGTTCTAAATTATTATATTCCTAAATTTAAAAACTATAAGGGTAAACTTTCAGACAAAAATAAACTACTTGAATGTTTGAAGTTAAGAGATGAGATGATGAGAATTGCAGATAAAGTCTATGTTTATGCTCATATGAAGGCTGATGAAAATCAGGCTGATAACAAGGTCAGTGAAATGAGATCAAAATCTGAGACGATGTATGCGCAAGTCTCGGCAGCGGTTTCGTTTATCCAGCCAGAACTTTTGCGTTTGCCTGAAAAAACTTTAAAATCCTATATGCAAGATAAGAGTTTTGCAGATTATAAAATGTATCTGGATGCTGTTCTAAAGCAAAAACCTCATACGCTCTCCCCAGAGGGTGAAGAATTATTAGCGTTAGCTCAGGATTTTGCAGGCTCACCATACAATATATTCACTCAGCTAAAGTATGCAGATCTCACATTCCCAAAGATTAAGGATGACAAGGGTAATGAGATTCAACTTACCGAGGCAAGTTATGGAAAGTATCTTGAGAACAAGGACAGAGATTTTAGGAAGAGAGCATTTGAAGGTATATACTCCTCATTTGACAAAGTTAAAAATACATTGGCAGCTACATTGACTGCTGAGGTTAAGAAGAATGTGTTTTTTGCAAAGGCAAGAAAATATAATTCAGCATTAGAGGCTTCTTTAGCACAAGAATTTATTCCAAGGAGTGTTTATGATAATCTTATCAAGGCAGTTAATAACAATATTAAGTACTTGCATAAGTATGTGGAGCTTAGAAAGAAGGTACTCAATCTTGACAAAGTTCATATATATGATATGTATGTTCCGCTTGTAGCAAATTATGAAATGAACATTGATTATGAACAGGCGAAGAAGTTGATTTTAGAAGGTTTAAAGCCACTTGGGAATGATTATTTAAAGGTTTTAAACATTGCATTCAACAATAGGTGGATAGACGTATTTGAGACCGAGAACAAGTATACAGGTGGATATCAATGGGGAGCGTATGATACGCATCCTTATATCCTTATGAATTATAATAACACTATGGATTCTGTTTTAACTCTTGCTCATGAACTTGGGCATGCTATAAATTCATACTATACAAACAAGACACAAAAGTATATAAATTCTAATGTGCCAATCTTCACAGCTGAGGTTGCTTCAACCACAAATGAGCTTCTCATGATTAATTATCTGCTTAAAAAAGCAAAAAGTGATGATGAAAGACTTTATCTATTAAATACTTTAGTAGAAAATATAAGAGGTACTGTTTATACTCAGGTTATGTATGCTGAATTCGAGAAAGAAATTCATGAAAGAGTTGAAAAGGGCGAAGCACTTTCTGCAGAAACATTAAGTAACATTTGGGGTAATTTAATGAAGAAGTATTACGGTGATAGCTTTGAAGTTGATAAGCTTGCAACACTATGGTGGGCAAGAATACCACACTTTTACATGAACTTTTATGTTTACAAATACGCAACTTCTATGGCTGCTGCAAATGAGGTTGTAAAGAATATTGAGAAAGGCGATACTGCTAAATATATAGAGTTCTTAAAAGCAGGAAGTTCAGATTATCCAATCAATGTTCTTAAAAAAGCAGGTGTTGATATGACATCAACAAAGCCTGTTGACAACTTGTTAACATATTTTGGTCAGCTTGTTGACGAGATGGAAAAGATTTTGAAAAAGCAAGGAAAGATATAA
- a CDS encoding FeoA family protein yields MTLDMISKDQEVIIKSIKSKTARVYALRFGINEGSKVKCVAKINNGPIILRKNHQEIAIGNGLAKQIEVETQK; encoded by the coding sequence TTGACGCTGGATATGATTTCAAAAGACCAGGAAGTTATAATAAAGAGCATAAAAAGCAAAACCGCACGTGTGTATGCTTTGAGATTTGGTATAAATGAAGGAAGCAAAGTAAAATGTGTAGCTAAAATAAATAATGGTCCTATTATTCTCAGGAAGAATCACCAAGAGATTGCAATAGGAAACGGTCTTGCTAAGCAAATTGAAGTTGAGACTCAAAAGTAG
- the feoB gene encoding ferrous iron transport protein B, with protein sequence MNCHCVQEMLNIPDDKEVIALVGNPNVGKSVIFNKLTGRYVEVSNYPGTTVDVNYGFYKDYVIVDTPGVYGISSFNDEEIVTRDIVLNTQKIINVVDSVHLDRDLFLTQQLIDYQKEVIVVLNMVDEVEKNNIKIDIEKLKESLGVEVIATSASKGIGIDKLREAIDKNLFKKGKSTPNLEKILESEGKKFSWESLAEAENVFSSSVSELQEKIFALRRTYVDEIFNKTVKFDTKKLEFKNKLSQVLINPVTGIPILFATMYIMYYFMGVLVAQRLVDFTMNTVMGEYYLGLIKGIVGKFVTNLFLQKIIVGNYGILSMFPIIFFGLLFPLVVAFHLFMSILEDSGYLPRIAALVDRVFNKIGLNGRAIIPIILGFGCVTMATMTTRILGSKRERLITMFLLGLTIPCSAQLGIISGLISRLGFWYLVAYILIIAFIFGLVGRILNKIIKGESTSLFIDLPTLRIPQPSNVLKKTYYKSKGFLVEAFPIFVAATLVLGFLDATNLLHAIENFAQPVVTGFLKLPKEITEVFILGIIRRDYGAAGLVTIPTTKGQMFVALVTTTLFVPCITSFAMMTKENGLKYSVFVWVSSAVIAILVGGILAHIIL encoded by the coding sequence TTGAACTGTCACTGTGTTCAAGAGATGCTAAATATTCCAGATGACAAAGAGGTAATAGCACTTGTTGGAAATCCTAATGTTGGGAAGTCGGTTATTTTCAATAAACTGACAGGAAGATATGTAGAAGTTTCAAATTATCCCGGCACAACTGTAGATGTTAATTATGGTTTTTACAAGGATTATGTTATTGTCGACACACCAGGCGTTTATGGAATTTCTTCTTTCAATGATGAAGAGATTGTAACGCGTGATATTGTGCTGAATACGCAGAAGATTATAAATGTAGTCGACAGTGTCCATCTTGACAGAGACTTATTCTTAACACAGCAGCTTATTGATTACCAAAAAGAAGTCATAGTTGTACTTAACATGGTTGACGAGGTTGAGAAAAATAATATCAAAATTGACATAGAAAAACTAAAAGAAAGCCTTGGTGTTGAAGTGATAGCAACATCTGCAAGCAAAGGAATTGGTATTGACAAGTTGAGAGAAGCTATAGACAAAAATCTTTTTAAAAAGGGCAAATCCACTCCTAATTTAGAAAAGATTTTAGAATCTGAAGGAAAGAAATTTTCTTGGGAAAGCCTTGCCGAAGCTGAAAATGTATTCAGTTCATCAGTGTCTGAACTTCAAGAAAAGATATTCGCTTTGAGGCGCACCTATGTGGATGAGATATTCAATAAAACTGTCAAGTTTGATACCAAAAAGCTTGAGTTCAAAAACAAACTAAGTCAAGTTCTCATAAATCCTGTCACAGGAATTCCTATTTTGTTTGCCACTATGTATATTATGTATTATTTTATGGGAGTGCTTGTTGCGCAAAGACTGGTTGACTTTACTATGAATACAGTGATGGGAGAATATTATCTTGGCTTAATAAAAGGGATTGTAGGTAAGTTTGTTACAAACCTCTTTTTGCAAAAGATTATTGTTGGTAATTATGGAATTCTTTCTATGTTTCCAATCATCTTTTTTGGTTTGTTGTTTCCTCTTGTTGTAGCCTTCCACCTTTTTATGAGTATATTAGAAGACAGCGGTTATCTTCCCAGAATTGCAGCGCTTGTTGACAGAGTGTTTAATAAGATAGGTTTAAATGGAAGGGCGATAATTCCTATAATTTTGGGCTTTGGCTGTGTTACAATGGCAACAATGACAACAAGAATATTAGGGTCAAAAAGAGAAAGGCTCATTACAATGTTTTTGCTGGGACTCACAATACCATGCTCTGCTCAGCTTGGAATAATTAGTGGGCTTATTTCAAGACTTGGGTTTTGGTATCTTGTTGCTTATATTTTGATAATTGCATTTATTTTCGGACTGGTGGGCAGGATATTGAACAAAATTATAAAGGGTGAATCAACATCGCTTTTTATAGATCTCCCAACTTTGAGAATTCCTCAGCCTTCTAATGTTTTGAAAAAAACCTATTATAAATCAAAAGGATTTTTGGTAGAGGCTTTTCCGATCTTTGTTGCAGCAACGCTTGTACTTGGATTTTTGGATGCAACAAACCTTCTTCATGCTATAGAAAATTTTGCACAGCCGGTTGTTACAGGATTTTTAAAGCTGCCAAAGGAGATAACTGAGGTATTTATCCTGGGTATAATAAGACGAGACTATGGAGCTGCAGGTCTTGTGACAATCCCGACAACAAAAGGTCAGATGTTTGTTGCACTTGTAACAACAACATTGTTTGTTCCTTGCATTACTTCTTTTGCTATGATGACAAAAGAAAACGGGCTTAAATATTCAGTTTTTGTGTGGGTTTCTTCTGCTGTGATTGCGATTTTAGTGGGAGGGATTCTTGCACATATAATACTTTAA
- a CDS encoding Fur family transcriptional regulator, translating into MKKDQLEEIKDQLKQKGYKLTTQRRIILDSILDNQDKHLSIEEIYKIVKEKMPEIGLATVYRTIMLLNDLKVLNKIDLDDGCSRFELSNSEDSHNHHHLICIKCGKVEEAEDDLLESLEDQIEKEKGFKVVNHIVKFYGICKDCKKE; encoded by the coding sequence ATGAAAAAAGATCAGTTGGAAGAAATAAAAGATCAGCTTAAGCAAAAAGGTTATAAGCTCACAACCCAAAGAAGAATAATATTAGATTCAATTCTTGACAATCAAGACAAACATTTGAGCATTGAAGAGATTTACAAGATAGTAAAAGAGAAGATGCCAGAGATTGGACTTGCAACAGTATACAGAACCATAATGCTTTTGAACGATTTAAAAGTTCTTAACAAGATTGACCTTGACGATGGATGTTCACGTTTTGAACTTTCAAATAGCGAAGATTCTCACAATCATCATCACTTGATATGTATAAAGTGCGGGAAAGTGGAAGAAGCAGAGGATGATTTACTTGAAAGTTTAGAGGATCAAATAGAAAAAGAAAAAGGATTTAAAGTTGTCAATCACATAGTTAAGTTCTATGGTATATGTAAAGATTGTAAAAAGGAATGA
- the sleB gene encoding spore cortex-lytic enzyme, which produces MRFVKALILLILLSLSVYTIADYQHLKFKYALSPIVLSYYGSTGPEVIEIQKRLKQWGYYDGPIDGIYGYKTYMAVRYFQAKNGLKVDGIAGSETLRALGIVTTTSRSSYSSNLNLLAHLISAEARGEPYVGQVAVGAVVLNRVRHPSFPNSIAGVIYQPGAFESVANGQINLPPTVSAINAARDALNGWDPTGGALYFFNPAKTTNKWIWSRPIVAVIGNHVFAR; this is translated from the coding sequence ATGAGATTTGTAAAAGCATTAATATTACTCATACTTTTGAGTTTGAGCGTATATACTATAGCAGACTATCAGCACCTTAAATTCAAATATGCTCTCTCTCCTATTGTTCTTTCATACTATGGTTCTACCGGACCAGAGGTTATTGAAATCCAGAAAAGACTTAAACAGTGGGGATATTACGATGGGCCAATTGACGGTATTTATGGATATAAAACATATATGGCGGTAAGATACTTCCAGGCTAAAAATGGCCTTAAAGTAGATGGAATTGCAGGAAGTGAAACTCTAAGGGCACTTGGAATTGTCACAACAACATCACGTTCATCATACAGCTCAAACCTCAACCTTCTTGCTCATCTTATCAGTGCAGAGGCGCGGGGAGAACCTTATGTTGGACAAGTTGCAGTAGGAGCAGTGGTGCTAAATAGGGTGAGACATCCAAGCTTTCCAAACTCAATAGCAGGTGTGATCTATCAACCAGGGGCTTTTGAGTCTGTAGCAAACGGTCAGATAAACCTTCCCCCGACAGTATCAGCAATAAACGCTGCAAGGGATGCACTCAACGGATGGGACCCGACAGGTGGCGCGCTTTACTTTTTTAATCCTGCAAAAACTACAAACAAATGGATTTGGAGCAGACCAATCGTGGCTGTCATAGGCAATCATGTATTCGCAAGGTAA
- a CDS encoding D-alanyl-D-alanine carboxypeptidase family protein produces the protein MRKAIAILILIFLLFGNSLIGCNKVFGESLQTQTPSLEISAKSAILVDFDTGKILYEKNSHEKLPPASITKIMTMILICEAIEKGRIKLSDRVIASQNASSLGGSQIYLKENEEMTVEELLKSIAIASANDACVALAEHIAGSVQEFVYMMNKKAKELGMLDTNFVNPYGLDAENHYTSAYDVAIMSRELLKHKIIRKYLTTWVDTIREGKFGLTNTNKLVRFYRGCTGVKTGSTDKAKFCVSASALRNGLHLIAVIMGAPDSKTRFNEATKLLDWGFANFSMYSPYSKGYCFGKVKVKNGIEKEVEAILSTDVKLLVKKGDESTVESKVTLPQQISAPVKTGQKIGKLELWQEGKLLGAYDLIAKKDVQKRNLFDIFRMLFRLES, from the coding sequence GTGAGAAAGGCCATAGCAATTTTAATTTTGATTTTCCTATTGTTTGGAAATTCACTTATTGGCTGTAATAAAGTATTTGGCGAGTCCCTTCAAACCCAAACACCGTCCTTAGAAATTTCAGCAAAATCAGCAATACTTGTTGACTTTGACACAGGAAAGATTCTTTACGAAAAGAACTCACATGAAAAACTTCCCCCAGCGTCGATCACCAAGATAATGACCATGATTTTAATATGTGAAGCTATAGAAAAAGGCAGAATAAAACTCTCTGATAGAGTAATTGCAAGTCAAAATGCGTCAAGTCTTGGAGGGTCTCAAATTTATCTTAAGGAAAATGAAGAGATGACAGTTGAAGAGCTTTTAAAATCAATTGCAATTGCCTCAGCAAATGATGCGTGTGTTGCACTTGCTGAGCACATTGCAGGAAGCGTCCAAGAATTTGTTTATATGATGAACAAAAAAGCAAAAGAACTTGGAATGCTTGACACAAACTTTGTAAATCCATATGGACTTGATGCTGAGAATCATTACACCAGCGCATATGATGTTGCAATAATGTCAAGAGAACTTTTAAAACACAAGATCATCAGAAAATACCTTACAACATGGGTAGATACCATAAGGGAAGGCAAGTTTGGCCTTACAAATACAAACAAGCTTGTGAGGTTTTATAGAGGATGTACAGGTGTCAAAACAGGTTCTACCGACAAAGCAAAGTTTTGTGTATCAGCATCGGCTTTGAGAAATGGCCTTCATTTAATTGCGGTTATAATGGGAGCACCAGACAGCAAAACAAGGTTTAATGAGGCCACAAAGCTTTTGGATTGGGGTTTTGCAAATTTTTCAATGTACAGCCCTTATTCTAAAGGATATTGTTTTGGGAAGGTAAAGGTGAAAAATGGAATTGAGAAAGAAGTAGAAGCAATTTTGAGCACAGATGTCAAGCTTCTTGTTAAAAAAGGTGATGAAAGTACAGTTGAATCAAAAGTAACCTTGCCTCAGCAAATATCAGCACCTGTGAAAACTGGACAGAAGATTGGAAAATTAGAACTATGGCAAGAAGGGAAATTGCTGGGTGCATATGACTTAATTGCCAAGAAGGATGTCCAAAAGAGAAATCTTTTTGATATTTTCCGCATGCTTTTTAGGCTTGAAAGCTGA
- a CDS encoding glycosyltransferase family 4 protein → MKIGIDGRAAKWYRGSGIGTYTYQLLNYIKKLDKENEYLIIWPDSCETEFVLAQNININLLPQQLDKFWEEIMIKEIILQNDIDIYHVPQNGIGLPLSKKCSYIITLHDIIPFRLPETVGPGYLKIFRDVVPKIIKITDCIITVSEFSKKDICEYFDIHPSKVFVTYLAAEDIYKPLPEDEVKTFLLQKFNIDFPYILYVGGFSPRKNLKRLVKAYSLIREKIEHIHLVIPGKFSRSYEEIKNLVENLKLTSHVHFLSYVDVEFMPYIYNGALLFVYPSLYEGFGLPPLEAMACKVPTIASNTTCLPEVLKDAALYVDPYSEEDIAQKILLVLENVELRNQLAQKGYLLSKSYSWEKTVMNTLKIYQQIFSLKY, encoded by the coding sequence ATGAAAATTGGCATTGATGGTAGAGCTGCTAAATGGTATAGGGGTTCCGGTATTGGCACATACACCTATCAGCTTTTAAATTATATCAAAAAACTCGACAAAGAAAATGAATATTTAATAATTTGGCCTGATAGCTGCGAGACAGAATTTGTACTTGCACAGAATATAAACATCAACCTTCTTCCTCAGCAGTTAGATAAGTTCTGGGAAGAAATTATGATAAAAGAGATTATACTTCAAAATGATATTGATATATATCATGTCCCTCAAAATGGTATTGGGCTTCCTCTGTCTAAAAAATGCAGTTACATTATTACTCTGCATGACATAATTCCTTTCAGGCTTCCTGAAACAGTTGGACCGGGCTATTTGAAAATATTTAGAGATGTCGTCCCAAAAATTATAAAAATAACCGACTGTATCATCACTGTATCTGAGTTTTCCAAAAAAGATATTTGCGAATACTTCGACATCCATCCATCAAAAGTATTTGTAACATATTTAGCAGCAGAAGACATATACAAGCCCTTACCAGAAGATGAAGTCAAAACCTTTCTTTTGCAAAAATTCAACATTGATTTCCCATACATCCTTTATGTAGGTGGTTTTTCGCCAAGGAAAAATCTTAAAAGATTGGTCAAAGCTTATTCCTTAATAAGAGAAAAAATCGAGCACATCCATCTTGTTATACCGGGGAAGTTCAGCAGAAGTTATGAGGAAATAAAAAATCTGGTTGAAAATCTTAAGCTCACTTCCCACGTGCATTTTCTTTCCTATGTGGATGTAGAATTTATGCCATATATATACAACGGTGCTTTGCTTTTTGTATATCCATCGCTGTACGAAGGGTTTGGTCTTCCACCACTTGAGGCAATGGCTTGCAAAGTCCCGACTATAGCAAGCAACACAACTTGCCTGCCTGAAGTTTTAAAGGATGCTGCCCTGTATGTGGACCCTTATTCTGAAGAAGACATCGCTCAAAAAATACTGCTTGTTTTAGAAAATGTAGAGCTACGAAATCAGCTTGCTCAAAAAGGTTATTTGCTTTCAAAAAGTTATAGCTGGGAAAAAACAGTTATGAATACTTTGAAAATTTACCAGCAAATTTTTTCCTTGAAATATTAA
- a CDS encoding RluA family pseudouridine synthase, whose protein sequence is MTVNFVVDKELAGVKVEKAIKKKYPIIPMSVIFKMLRRGEIIVSFLPAQKGQVLRFGDTVSFEIEDRFLEHKKVEILKVYEDDNIVVIDKPYGIPSHPDSNNEYSVVSWIEDNYSKNELPQLCHRLDRNTAGLMIVAKNRQVLSEMLKYMSRRAIIKKYLCITKKADLPESGVLVHYLKKDSKKSKVYISDFPQDGYSEVVTAYKIVRQKDDLQLVDVEIKTGKTHQIRAQLAHVGLCILGDSKYGDWKLNKKYKADMQALCAYYLKFEIGKKGVLRYLDGQKIVKETVEFPVDIEGFSSINVYKERGLEI, encoded by the coding sequence GTGACGGTGAATTTTGTTGTTGATAAAGAGCTGGCAGGGGTAAAAGTGGAAAAAGCCATAAAAAAGAAATATCCTATAATTCCAATGAGTGTAATTTTTAAAATGCTCAGGAGAGGAGAAATTATTGTAAGTTTTCTTCCTGCTCAAAAAGGACAGGTTTTGAGGTTTGGAGACACTGTAAGTTTTGAAATAGAAGATAGATTTTTGGAGCACAAAAAAGTGGAGATTCTTAAAGTGTACGAGGATGACAACATTGTTGTAATTGACAAACCATACGGAATTCCATCACATCCAGATTCGAACAATGAGTACTCTGTTGTCAGCTGGATAGAAGACAATTACTCTAAAAATGAACTTCCTCAGCTTTGTCACAGGCTTGACAGGAACACAGCAGGACTTATGATCGTTGCAAAAAATAGACAAGTTTTAAGCGAGATGTTAAAATATATGAGTAGAAGGGCAATTATAAAGAAGTATTTATGTATAACTAAAAAAGCTGATTTGCCAGAAAGTGGAGTGCTTGTTCACTATCTTAAAAAAGATTCAAAAAAGAGCAAAGTATATATTTCTGACTTTCCACAAGATGGCTATTCAGAAGTGGTGACAGCATATAAGATTGTGAGACAAAAAGATGACTTGCAGCTTGTAGATGTTGAAATCAAGACTGGTAAAACCCATCAAATCAGAGCGCAGCTTGCGCACGTTGGGCTTTGCATCTTGGGTGACAGCAAGTATGGTGATTGGAAACTAAATAAAAAGTACAAGGCAGATATGCAAGCCTTGTGTGCTTATTATCTTAAATTTGAGATTGGTAAAAAAGGTGTTTTGAGGTATTTGGATGGTCAAAAGATAGTAAAAGAGACAGTAGAATTCCCGGTTGATATCGAAGGTTTTTCTTCAATAAACGTATATAAAGAAAGAGGGCTGGAGATATGA
- a CDS encoding CapA family protein — protein MRKLLYALGSFIIILLIGINALFYYENMYIKKYIPVSEEVSRKPQQKTLPKTQQNKNTSAKNNSLSVKLKSQPKEYKASIFMAGDVFFNGYLLKSYYDRQSQAYAFGDILENVKDITYADLSIFKFDSTITDNIPVSTYGKYNAPKEVLNVLKSGRFNLAVLSSSHIFDGKVEGLQKTINNLKEAKIETVGVKLSKEDHTSKFFDINNIRIGVAAFTKELSSVYLGGSSTYKDFVSLLDKDEIQNEIEYLKGLDCDIIIAYANWGFENSNSVSFEQKEFAKELIKNGVDIVIGTHTHTIQPFEKVKVEDESGNVKEGIVFYSLGNFLCDQTVIFPYNRFGLTVRLDLVKKENKLTKKISVEPIYIFRKTRRNASYYDFIVLKAKDILNRNDVKTSYINYAKKLLEDVDKWLKTVQ, from the coding sequence ATGAGAAAGCTTTTATATGCATTGGGGTCGTTTATCATAATACTTTTGATAGGCATAAATGCTCTTTTTTACTATGAAAACATGTACATCAAAAAATACATTCCTGTCTCAGAAGAGGTTTCCAGAAAACCTCAGCAAAAGACTTTGCCAAAGACACAGCAGAATAAGAATACTTCTGCTAAAAACAATTCTTTGTCTGTTAAGCTTAAGTCCCAGCCAAAAGAATACAAGGCAAGTATATTTATGGCAGGAGATGTGTTTTTCAACGGTTATCTTTTAAAATCTTATTATGACAGACAATCTCAGGCTTATGCATTCGGGGATATATTGGAAAATGTAAAAGACATCACTTATGCAGACCTTAGTATTTTCAAGTTTGATAGCACAATTACTGACAATATTCCTGTTTCAACATATGGAAAATACAATGCTCCAAAAGAGGTTTTAAATGTGCTCAAATCAGGCCGATTTAATCTTGCAGTGCTTTCATCATCGCACATATTTGATGGAAAAGTGGAAGGTTTGCAGAAAACAATAAATAATTTGAAAGAGGCAAAGATTGAAACTGTAGGTGTTAAGCTTTCTAAGGAAGATCATACCTCAAAGTTTTTTGATATAAACAACATAAGAATTGGCGTTGCTGCGTTCACAAAAGAGCTTTCATCAGTCTATTTGGGAGGAAGCTCTACTTATAAAGATTTTGTTAGTCTTCTTGACAAGGATGAGATACAAAATGAGATTGAGTACTTGAAAGGGCTCGACTGTGACATTATAATAGCATATGCAAACTGGGGATTTGAAAATTCAAACTCAGTTAGTTTTGAGCAGAAAGAGTTTGCAAAAGAGCTTATAAAGAATGGTGTTGATATTGTAATTGGTACTCATACTCATACAATTCAGCCGTTTGAAAAGGTTAAGGTTGAGGATGAGTCAGGCAACGTAAAAGAGGGGATAGTATTTTATTCGCTTGGTAATTTCCTGTGCGACCAGACAGTTATTTTTCCATACAATAGATTTGGTTTGACAGTGAGACTTGATCTTGTTAAAAAAGAAAATAAGCTCACTAAAAAGATATCAGTTGAGCCAATATATATCTTTAGAAAGACAAGAAGGAATGCAAGTTACTATGATTTTATTGTTCTTAAAGCAAAAGACATTTTAAATAGAAATGATGTAAAAACATCCTACATTAATTATGCCAAAAAACTGCTTGAAGATGTTGATAAATGGCTTAAAACTGTGCAATAA